The Cellulomonas wangleii genome includes a region encoding these proteins:
- a CDS encoding polyphosphate polymerase domain-containing protein: MSAPSGSVPLGGLAGVTLEELTARAGLQTRVDRKYVVPVAVAEALVAALHDRLDDGLRVLRVDGRERFDYASVYLDTPDLTCFRGAAQRRRRRFKVRTRTYLDSAACFVEVKTRGPRGTTVKTRVPYDADPSAPLTGAATAFVAGVLDAATVPAPAGPLTPALVTRYARRTFLLTGPAPSRVTVDTGLTWAGTGTVAPSHAALRLDGLAVVETKTGSTPSAADRLLWRHGHRPVRLSKYGTGMAVLDPRLPCTPWRPVLDRHVAPALVPAG, from the coding sequence GTGAGCGCCCCGTCCGGGTCCGTCCCGCTCGGCGGCCTCGCCGGCGTGACCCTCGAGGAGCTGACGGCGCGTGCCGGCCTGCAGACCCGGGTCGACCGCAAGTACGTCGTCCCCGTGGCCGTCGCCGAGGCCCTGGTGGCCGCGCTGCACGACCGGCTGGACGACGGCCTGCGGGTGCTGCGCGTCGACGGCCGTGAGCGCTTCGACTACGCGTCGGTGTACCTCGACACCCCGGACCTCACCTGCTTCCGCGGCGCCGCGCAGCGCAGGCGCCGGCGCTTCAAGGTCCGCACCCGCACCTACCTGGACTCCGCCGCCTGCTTCGTCGAGGTGAAGACCCGCGGACCGCGCGGCACCACCGTCAAGACGCGGGTGCCGTACGACGCCGACCCGTCCGCCCCGCTGACCGGTGCGGCGACGGCGTTCGTCGCCGGTGTGCTCGACGCCGCCACCGTGCCCGCCCCGGCCGGCCCGCTGACGCCGGCGCTGGTCACGCGGTACGCGCGACGCACGTTCCTGCTGACGGGCCCGGCACCCTCCCGCGTCACCGTCGACACCGGGCTCACCTGGGCCGGGACCGGCACGGTCGCGCCGTCCCACGCCGCCCTGCGGCTCGACGGCCTGGCCGTCGTCGAGACCAAGACCGGCTCGACGCCCTCGGCCGCCGACCGTCTGCTGTGGCGCCACGGCCACCGGCCCGTGCGCCTGTCCAAGTACGGCACCGGCATGGCGGTCCTCGACCCGCGCCTGCCCTGCACCCCCTGGCGGCCCGTGCTCGACCGGCACGTCGCGCCCGCCCTCGTCCCCGCCGGCTGA
- a CDS encoding DUF4956 domain-containing protein, with the protein MPDLTLLAADLVAVVVLTFALYVPRHRRRDLVVAYLGVNVGVLAVSAALGSGTVGAGLGLGLFGVLSIIRLRSTELAQSEVAYYFSALALGLVGGLGVTSVPLGVGLMALVVAVMAVGDSPRLLRRYRSQTVVLDRAFTSEAALVAHLEELLGARVHAVDVQRLDLVNDTTWVEVRYSLLDGARRPADAASADAPVLAGVAR; encoded by the coding sequence GTGCCCGACCTCACGCTGCTGGCGGCGGACCTCGTCGCCGTCGTCGTCCTGACCTTCGCCCTCTACGTGCCGCGGCACCGCCGCCGCGACCTGGTCGTGGCCTACCTGGGCGTCAACGTGGGCGTGCTGGCCGTGTCGGCGGCGCTCGGGTCCGGGACGGTCGGCGCCGGCCTGGGGCTGGGGTTGTTCGGCGTGCTGTCGATCATCCGGCTGCGGTCCACCGAGCTGGCGCAGAGCGAGGTGGCCTACTACTTCTCGGCGCTGGCCCTCGGGCTCGTCGGCGGGCTCGGGGTCACGTCCGTGCCGCTCGGCGTGGGGCTGATGGCGCTGGTGGTCGCGGTCATGGCGGTCGGCGACTCGCCGCGGCTGCTGCGCCGGTACCGCTCGCAGACGGTCGTGCTGGACCGGGCGTTCACGTCCGAGGCGGCGCTGGTCGCCCACCTGGAGGAGCTGCTGGGCGCGCGGGTGCACGCGGTGGACGTGCAGCGCCTCGACCTCGTCAACGACACCACCTGGGTCGAGGTGCGCTACTCCCTCCTCGACGGCGCGCGCCGTCCCGCCGACGCGGCGTCCGCCGACGCACCCGTCCTGGCGGGGGTGGCGCGGTGA